One genomic region from Silvibacterium dinghuense encodes:
- a CDS encoding TonB-dependent receptor — protein MRTIIRIVTLLAGIAFLFLSCDVRLPEAYAQSVRGSLAGSILDQTGAAIPRAKITARETNTGIVRETVSSPEGSYTFSELSIGSYDITASAQGFSTQVQQGVQIVIGSTTALNLTLRAGSTASVVHVDASAPVVETQSSDVGGNVEARQIVQLPLALGGVGALRSPEAFEFLLPGTTGPGTANSNNGIYTLKIAGGQSFANDDLLDGASQTRSENGSSFDEESPSVEALAEFRVITGIPAAEYGRSGGGIETFVTKSGTNTFHGTFFDIFRNEALDANTWFNNGDLIANCSGASDTETCRDLYRRPDDKQNDYGVSLGGPVIVPHLYNGKDRLFFFFAWEQLARTVGGTQISTVPTLLERGGDFTDLYNPAAPPTGGSTGTNPCDGQTVYPGEIFDPATQTTVNGTSCRTAFAGNVIPSGRFSAVANNLLNYIPKPTTSGLYNNYYYSSAIPINNTTYTIRIDANASAKHKFFASYSTRDNLRTCCGTPYLPYPEDSATWQQNFETHFGRFGWDYVLSPTLLNHFNFGFNRSNSANFAYPTLGNTDYAQQIGIGNSPASTNFPTISFDSRDQYRGLGNTLNNDWIDNGFRFNDGVSKEKGRHSFKFGVDYRIQQFSPLSYPTPALTFDRAQSASDPANSELDGSSLASLFLGQVEGGSFDTGEVATQPRWTSHYYALFAQDDLKVNDKLTLNIGLRWDVDVPRTAAHNFTSNFSPTANDPEYGVPGALVFGTNYSGNKRWADTYYKDIAPRFGFAFAPFANGQTVFRGGGAILYGPLQYADDGNGMYAGYKIQPNFTSSDGFSPAFLADSGFPAYAQPPDLDPGIFNGQSVTDNYIEKQFGKPSAVYEWSLQVEQQLAPDLILTIGYLGNKAQNLRSTLQNINNISIGEFSLGDELSANLNGNTAGVAPPFAGFYSLWGANVPVQRALRPFAQYDAIDTGCCLQNVGMSTYNAMLVSLTRRYRNGLSLQASYTWEKNFTNADSAVPGAGLSVPQVQNPDNLHGEKSVSAEDIPQTFVIAPLYQLPFGHDKAYLNHGFASYVAGGWEIGTVQRYQSGQPVPFCCATSIPGWENNIFYRRDPTQSLASAAYRAGHLNPFVAADGSYFNAAAFIDPNSTAVRGSGAYSFGNIRRYTGEVRTQKYYNEDISILKTTPIREGISFEFKAELLNAFNRHAFALPDTNPTDASFGVPTATLTTPRNIQFTGRFRF, from the coding sequence ATGAGAACGATCATCAGGATTGTCACTCTCCTTGCTGGCATAGCTTTTCTGTTTTTGAGCTGCGATGTGCGGCTTCCTGAGGCCTACGCGCAATCGGTGCGCGGCTCGCTGGCCGGGAGCATTCTCGATCAGACGGGGGCTGCGATCCCGAGAGCGAAGATCACCGCGCGCGAGACCAATACCGGCATCGTGCGCGAAACGGTCTCCAGCCCCGAAGGCTCCTATACCTTCTCCGAGCTCAGCATCGGCAGCTATGACATCACCGCTTCGGCGCAGGGATTTTCAACGCAGGTGCAGCAGGGCGTGCAGATTGTGATCGGCAGCACGACGGCGCTCAACCTGACGCTGCGGGCGGGCAGCACGGCTTCCGTGGTGCATGTGGATGCGTCCGCGCCTGTCGTCGAGACGCAGTCTTCTGACGTCGGCGGCAATGTCGAGGCCCGGCAGATTGTTCAGCTGCCGCTTGCGCTGGGCGGCGTCGGCGCGCTGCGCTCTCCGGAGGCTTTTGAATTTCTTCTGCCCGGTACGACCGGCCCGGGAACGGCAAACAGCAACAACGGCATCTACACGCTGAAGATTGCCGGCGGCCAGTCCTTTGCGAATGACGATCTGCTGGATGGCGCGAGCCAGACGCGCAGCGAAAATGGCTCGTCGTTCGATGAGGAGTCACCGTCGGTCGAGGCGCTGGCAGAGTTTCGCGTTATCACCGGCATTCCCGCGGCGGAGTATGGGCGCTCCGGTGGAGGCATCGAAACATTTGTCACCAAGAGCGGCACAAATACCTTTCACGGCACGTTCTTCGATATCTTCCGCAATGAAGCGCTGGATGCGAACACATGGTTCAACAACGGCGACCTGATTGCGAACTGCAGCGGCGCAAGCGATACGGAGACCTGCCGCGACCTGTACCGGCGGCCCGACGACAAGCAGAACGATTATGGCGTGAGCCTGGGCGGTCCGGTGATCGTTCCTCACCTGTACAACGGGAAGGATCGCCTGTTCTTCTTCTTCGCCTGGGAGCAGCTTGCGAGGACGGTAGGCGGCACGCAGATCAGCACTGTTCCCACGCTGCTGGAGCGCGGCGGCGACTTCACCGATCTCTACAATCCGGCCGCGCCGCCGACCGGCGGCAGCACGGGTACGAATCCCTGCGACGGCCAGACGGTCTATCCGGGTGAGATCTTCGATCCTGCTACGCAAACCACGGTGAACGGTACCTCGTGCCGCACCGCATTTGCCGGCAACGTGATTCCTTCCGGCCGCTTCAGCGCGGTTGCGAATAACCTGCTGAACTACATCCCCAAGCCCACGACTTCTGGACTCTATAACAACTACTATTATTCGAGCGCGATCCCGATCAATAACACCACGTACACCATCCGCATCGATGCGAATGCTTCGGCGAAGCATAAGTTCTTCGCCTCCTACTCGACGCGTGACAATCTCCGCACCTGCTGCGGAACGCCTTATCTGCCTTATCCGGAAGACTCCGCAACCTGGCAGCAGAACTTCGAGACGCACTTCGGACGCTTCGGGTGGGATTATGTCCTCAGCCCCACGCTTCTCAACCATTTCAACTTCGGTTTCAACCGCTCCAACAGCGCGAACTTTGCCTATCCCACGCTGGGCAACACCGACTATGCGCAGCAGATCGGCATCGGCAACTCTCCGGCCTCTACTAACTTTCCGACCATCAGCTTTGACAGCCGCGACCAGTACCGCGGCCTTGGCAATACGCTGAACAACGACTGGATCGATAACGGCTTCCGGTTCAATGACGGCGTGAGCAAGGAGAAGGGCCGCCACAGCTTCAAGTTCGGCGTGGACTACCGCATCCAGCAGTTCTCGCCGCTCAGCTATCCGACGCCTGCGCTGACCTTCGACCGCGCGCAGTCTGCTTCCGATCCCGCGAATTCCGAACTCGATGGCAGCAGCCTGGCGAGCCTCTTTCTTGGACAGGTGGAGGGCGGCAGCTTCGACACCGGCGAAGTGGCGACGCAGCCGCGCTGGACATCGCACTACTATGCGCTGTTTGCCCAGGACGATCTGAAGGTCAACGATAAGTTGACGCTCAACATCGGTCTGCGCTGGGACGTGGATGTGCCGCGCACGGCGGCGCATAACTTCACTTCGAATTTCAGTCCGACGGCGAACGATCCGGAATACGGTGTTCCCGGTGCGCTGGTCTTCGGCACGAACTACAGCGGCAATAAGCGCTGGGCGGATACCTATTACAAGGACATCGCGCCCCGCTTCGGATTTGCCTTCGCGCCCTTCGCGAATGGGCAGACGGTGTTTCGCGGCGGCGGCGCGATCCTGTATGGTCCGCTGCAGTATGCCGATGACGGCAACGGCATGTATGCCGGCTACAAGATTCAGCCGAACTTTACCAGCAGCGATGGCTTCTCTCCGGCATTTCTGGCTGACTCCGGCTTTCCCGCATACGCGCAGCCGCCCGACCTCGACCCGGGTATCTTCAACGGGCAGTCGGTTACGGATAACTATATTGAAAAGCAGTTCGGTAAGCCTTCCGCCGTTTATGAGTGGAGTCTGCAGGTGGAGCAGCAGCTGGCTCCCGACCTGATCCTGACGATCGGATATCTGGGTAACAAGGCGCAGAACCTGCGCTCCACGCTGCAGAACATCAACAACATTTCCATCGGCGAGTTCTCGCTCGGCGATGAGTTGAGCGCCAATCTCAATGGGAACACGGCAGGCGTCGCGCCGCCCTTCGCCGGCTTCTACTCGCTGTGGGGAGCCAATGTTCCGGTGCAGCGTGCTCTCCGTCCGTTTGCGCAGTACGATGCCATCGATACCGGCTGCTGCCTCCAGAACGTGGGCATGTCCACGTATAACGCGATGCTGGTTTCGCTCACCCGCCGCTATCGCAACGGGCTTTCGCTGCAGGCTTCCTACACCTGGGAAAAGAACTTCACCAATGCGGACAGCGCTGTGCCCGGCGCAGGGCTGAGCGTTCCCCAGGTGCAGAATCCCGATAACCTGCACGGAGAAAAATCCGTCAGCGCCGAGGATATTCCGCAGACCTTCGTGATCGCGCCTCTGTACCAGCTGCCCTTCGGGCACGACAAGGCGTATCTCAATCATGGCTTCGCGAGCTATGTTGCGGGCGGATGGGAGATCGGAACCGTGCAGCGCTATCAGAGCGGGCAGCCGGTTCCTTTCTGCTGCGCGACTTCGATTCCCGGCTGGGAGAACAACATCTTCTACCGGCGCGATCCTACGCAGTCGCTGGCCAGCGCGGCGTATCGTGCCGGGCATCTGAATCCGTTCGTCGCGGCAGACGGCAGCTACTTCAATGCGGCTGCGTTCATCGATCCGAACAGCACCGCGGTGCGCGGCAGCGGGGCCTACTCCTTCGGCAACATACGGCGCTACACCGGTGAAGTGCGGACGCAGAAGTACTACAACGAAGACATCAGCATTCTGAAGACGACGCCTATCCGCGAAGGCATCTCGTTCGAGTTCAAGGCGGAGCTGCTGAACGCCTTCAACCGGCACGCCTTTGCGCTGCCCGATACGAATCCGACGGATGCTTCCTTCGGCGTGCCCACTGCGACGCTCACCACGCCGAGGAACATTCAGTTCACGGGACGCTTCCGCTTCTGA
- a CDS encoding response regulator transcription factor produces MSGPAALIRVLIVDDHPVVRFGLRTMLESESRISVTGMVGSAREAVRALTETPADVVLMDLRMPELEGSEAILELKRTQPDARILVLTNYESEEDILGALRAGATGYLLKNTPQDEIVRGIEMVFENRRYVPPSIADRLMETLGREELTPRELEVLMLVARGMTNKEIAQALFISDKTARNHVTNCLLKLKANDRTEAVTTAIRRGIIRISE; encoded by the coding sequence ATGTCTGGCCCCGCCGCTCTGATCCGGGTTCTCATCGTCGACGATCATCCCGTCGTCCGCTTCGGTCTTCGCACCATGCTCGAAAGCGAATCCCGCATCTCCGTAACCGGCATGGTCGGCAGCGCGAGAGAAGCCGTGCGGGCGCTCACAGAAACACCGGCCGATGTGGTGCTGATGGACCTGCGCATGCCGGAGCTCGAAGGCTCGGAGGCCATCCTCGAGCTGAAGCGCACACAGCCCGACGCACGCATCCTCGTGCTGACGAACTACGAGTCCGAAGAAGATATCCTCGGAGCGCTGCGCGCAGGCGCAACCGGCTATCTGCTCAAGAACACGCCGCAGGATGAGATCGTGCGCGGCATCGAGATGGTCTTCGAAAACCGGCGCTATGTGCCGCCGTCGATCGCCGACCGCCTGATGGAAACGCTGGGACGCGAAGAGCTGACGCCGAGAGAGCTGGAAGTGCTGATGCTCGTCGCGCGCGGAATGACCAACAAGGAGATCGCGCAGGCGCTCTTCATCAGCGACAAGACCGCGAGAAACCACGTGACCAACTGCCTGCTGAAGCTGAAGGCCAACGACCGCACAGAAGCGGTCACCACGGCCATCCGCCGCGGCATCATCCGGATTTCGGAGTAA
- a CDS encoding family 16 glycoside hydrolase has product MAFDRRHLKEVQPGVRWMPSRAHLFGAIVLALGLALAGCAMIASSRRAMVPVHTYELAKGQEGEWHAIGGNWQFGDNIVESKHSDDRGAKLVTGSKLWANYTLTADLRFDSDRGDIGLILRSQDEENGIDAYNGYYVGLRLDGGTLIIGRSNFGWVEARPVPLPGGVSAHEWYRMRVTAYGCRIGAYVQNLSTLQKAYVAFEERNCAKTGRIGLRAVDVTGAWRNIHISPATLGDYLELQRNTESVERPVVLSGPPWWTPWHIAELFVGTLALALLLQLLYYRFQQWKSETIMQERQRLAHDIHDTMAQNFAGLGYHIQGIRSALLRGGMAEPQHLADQLSVTYQLIRRCHSEASETISMLGAGPASDREDLLKVLADSARKIAGQGILVVPHATGSPQPLSLRVADALQHIGKEAIANALTHSGLSQLDITVHYQPRRVEVLIEDNGRGFDYGPQSQGFGILGMLKRARDVRGTLQISSRIGKGTAVRVVVELHPLRWDRTLLSRLWSGGSASLSGSATA; this is encoded by the coding sequence ATGGCGTTCGATCGCAGGCATCTCAAGGAAGTACAGCCGGGCGTCCGCTGGATGCCGTCGCGGGCGCATCTCTTCGGCGCGATCGTGCTCGCGCTCGGGCTGGCTCTTGCCGGCTGCGCGATGATTGCCTCCAGCCGCCGCGCCATGGTCCCGGTGCACACGTATGAGCTGGCCAAAGGCCAAGAAGGGGAGTGGCATGCGATCGGAGGGAACTGGCAGTTCGGGGACAACATCGTCGAGAGCAAGCACTCCGATGACCGGGGAGCGAAGCTGGTCACGGGTTCGAAGCTCTGGGCGAACTACACGCTGACCGCCGATCTCCGCTTCGACAGCGACCGCGGCGATATCGGGCTCATCCTCCGGTCTCAGGATGAGGAGAACGGCATCGATGCCTACAACGGCTACTATGTCGGACTCAGGCTGGATGGCGGCACGCTGATTATCGGCCGGTCGAATTTCGGATGGGTCGAGGCGAGACCGGTTCCTCTGCCGGGCGGAGTCAGCGCGCATGAGTGGTACCGGATGCGCGTGACTGCGTATGGCTGCAGGATCGGCGCTTATGTGCAGAACCTCAGCACGCTGCAGAAGGCGTATGTCGCGTTCGAGGAGCGCAACTGCGCGAAGACCGGGCGCATCGGGCTTCGCGCGGTCGATGTGACAGGCGCGTGGAGAAATATCCATATCTCGCCGGCCACGCTGGGCGACTATCTCGAACTGCAACGCAACACCGAATCGGTGGAGCGGCCCGTAGTGCTCTCCGGTCCGCCGTGGTGGACGCCGTGGCATATCGCGGAGCTGTTTGTCGGAACGCTGGCGCTGGCGCTGCTGCTGCAGCTTCTCTATTACCGCTTTCAGCAGTGGAAGTCGGAGACGATCATGCAGGAGCGACAACGCCTGGCGCATGACATCCACGACACCATGGCGCAGAACTTCGCCGGACTCGGGTATCACATCCAGGGCATTCGCAGCGCGCTGCTGCGCGGAGGCATGGCGGAGCCGCAGCATCTTGCGGATCAGCTGAGCGTGACGTATCAGCTGATCCGGCGTTGTCATTCCGAGGCCAGCGAGACGATCTCCATGCTCGGCGCGGGTCCTGCTTCGGACCGCGAAGATCTGCTCAAGGTGCTGGCCGACTCGGCCAGGAAGATTGCAGGGCAGGGCATTCTCGTCGTCCCTCATGCGACGGGATCGCCGCAGCCGCTGAGTCTTCGCGTGGCCGACGCCTTGCAGCACATCGGCAAGGAGGCTATTGCCAACGCCCTGACACATTCCGGCCTCAGCCAGCTGGATATCACCGTGCACTATCAGCCGCGCCGCGTGGAAGTTCTGATTGAAGACAATGGCAGGGGCTTTGACTACGGTCCTCAATCGCAGGGATTCGGCATTCTCGGCATGCTGAAGAGGGCTCGCGATGTCCGCGGTACGCTGCAGATCTCGAGCCGTATCGGAAAGGGCACGGCGGTGCGCGTGGTGGTGGAATTGCATCCGCTGCGCTGGGACAGGACGCTGCTCTCGAGGCTCTGGAGCGGCGGTTCGGCCTCACTCAGCGGCTCCGCGACGGCGTAA
- a CDS encoding arabinofuranosidase catalytic domain-containing protein — translation MKFSLASLLRGRVLTFLISLSFLNVLTGVCFAQTRANGPCDIYASSTPCVAAFSTTRALYASYTGSLYQVTRASDSTTTDIGILSDGYANAATQDSFCSGTTCTITEIYDQSANHNNLTLAPPGGAATGAGPNGYDLAAVANIAPVQAGGHKVYGVYITAGEGYRNDATTGIAVNGQPEGVYMVSSAIHLNGGCCFDFGNAEVNNDDNGAGHMDAINLICSGDPCSPVAGLDMENGIYGGLAVTPGTPFVTAMGANDGQQSYTIYQGNAQSGSLTTTGSVSLPSGYAPMHQEGAIILGIGGDNSSTATGYFFEGVMTSGAPSATTMSSVQSNIISAGYAGMLPYHDGFGSGSATGWTTYDGTWSVSGSSYLNSTVDTDGDKAITGATAWDNYTLQGDVQITGGGGNAGLNFRVTNPGDGTDSLDGYYLGVDLDGNLVFGREYYGWTLLQQAAISGGVTSNVWYHLTVQANGCTFTVSGQPVGSTTATSFTYTDTGCTYTAGAIGVRSYNSSAAWRDISVAAGVTSSTPYYAPFAAGTGPSGWTTYAGTWSLSGDDYINSATDTDGDKSIGGPTFGNFTLSGDVDITTTGGNAGFLLRSSDPAVGTDSVDAYYLGVDTGGFIVIGKENYGWTELASAPLSAAPANTWYHLTAQVIGCQIRLTAQAANSSTPSNDVTVNDCSFSTGQAGVRSYDTSAQWRYLSVVPN, via the coding sequence ATGAAATTCAGCCTGGCATCGCTTCTCAGAGGGAGAGTGCTCACGTTCCTGATCTCTCTCAGCTTTCTCAACGTTCTCACTGGTGTATGTTTCGCCCAGACTCGAGCCAATGGCCCCTGCGATATCTATGCGTCAAGCACGCCGTGCGTAGCGGCATTCAGCACCACCCGGGCGCTCTACGCGTCCTACACCGGATCGCTGTACCAGGTCACCCGCGCCTCCGATAGCACCACCACAGACATCGGCATTCTTTCCGACGGCTATGCGAATGCCGCCACGCAGGACAGCTTCTGCTCCGGAACCACCTGCACCATCACCGAAATCTACGATCAGTCCGCCAATCACAACAACCTCACGCTCGCTCCGCCGGGCGGAGCAGCCACCGGCGCCGGTCCGAATGGCTACGATCTCGCCGCGGTCGCAAACATCGCGCCCGTGCAGGCCGGAGGCCACAAGGTCTACGGCGTCTACATCACCGCCGGCGAGGGCTATCGCAACGATGCGACCACGGGCATCGCCGTCAATGGCCAGCCTGAAGGCGTCTACATGGTGAGCTCGGCGATTCACCTCAACGGCGGGTGCTGCTTCGACTTCGGAAACGCCGAAGTCAACAACGATGACAACGGCGCCGGCCACATGGATGCCATCAACCTCATCTGCTCCGGCGATCCCTGCTCTCCGGTTGCCGGTCTCGACATGGAGAACGGCATCTACGGCGGTCTCGCCGTCACACCGGGAACGCCCTTCGTCACCGCGATGGGCGCGAATGACGGCCAGCAAAGCTATACGATCTATCAGGGGAATGCGCAATCCGGCTCGCTCACGACTACCGGCTCCGTCAGTCTTCCCTCCGGCTATGCGCCCATGCACCAGGAAGGCGCCATCATCCTCGGCATCGGAGGCGATAACAGCAGCACCGCGACAGGCTATTTCTTTGAAGGCGTAATGACCAGCGGCGCGCCATCCGCAACCACGATGAGCTCCGTACAGTCGAACATCATCTCCGCCGGTTATGCCGGCATGCTCCCCTACCACGACGGCTTCGGAAGCGGTTCAGCCACGGGATGGACCACGTATGACGGCACATGGTCGGTCTCCGGCAGCTCGTACCTCAACAGCACCGTGGATACGGACGGCGACAAAGCCATCACCGGAGCCACGGCATGGGATAACTACACCCTGCAGGGAGACGTTCAAATTACAGGAGGAGGCGGAAACGCGGGCCTCAACTTCCGCGTCACCAATCCCGGCGATGGAACCGATTCGCTCGACGGCTACTATCTGGGCGTCGATCTGGACGGCAACCTGGTCTTTGGCCGCGAATACTATGGCTGGACACTGCTGCAACAGGCAGCTATCTCAGGCGGAGTCACCAGCAACGTCTGGTATCACCTCACCGTCCAGGCCAACGGATGCACCTTTACCGTATCCGGCCAGCCGGTAGGATCGACCACGGCCACATCCTTCACGTACACCGATACCGGCTGCACTTACACCGCAGGCGCCATTGGCGTGCGCAGTTATAACTCCTCGGCCGCGTGGCGCGATATCTCCGTCGCCGCCGGAGTCACTTCCTCCACGCCGTACTATGCCCCCTTCGCAGCCGGCACAGGGCCATCCGGATGGACGACCTACGCCGGAACCTGGTCGCTCTCCGGCGATGATTACATCAACTCCGCCACCGACACCGACGGCGATAAGTCGATCGGCGGCCCCACCTTCGGCAACTTCACGCTCTCCGGCGATGTGGACATCACCACCACCGGAGGCAACGCCGGCTTCCTCCTCCGCTCCTCCGACCCGGCGGTGGGCACCGACTCGGTCGACGCGTATTACTTAGGCGTCGATACAGGCGGCTTCATCGTCATCGGCAAGGAAAACTACGGATGGACAGAGCTCGCATCTGCGCCGCTCAGCGCTGCGCCGGCCAATACCTGGTACCACCTCACGGCCCAGGTCATCGGCTGCCAGATCCGGCTCACCGCGCAGGCCGCCAACTCCTCCACACCGAGCAACGACGTCACGGTGAACGATTGCAGCTTCTCCACGGGCCAGGCTGGAGTGCGATCGTACGATACGTCGGCGCAATGGAGGTATCTCAGCGTCGTACCGAACTAA